The Pseudanabaena yagii GIHE-NHR1 genome segment GATGACATACTTATCACAGCTAAATTGCCAAGCAGATCTGGCTGACAATGGGGAAAAGGTACTGCAATTAGTGATATCCAAGCATTATGACATTATCTTGATGGATTGCCAGATGCCTTTATTAGATGGATATGACACCACTCAGGCTATCCGTCAAATGGAAATGGCAAATGAGCTACCGCATCATATTGTGATTTTAGCGATGACTGCGAATGCCTTTAAAGAAGATCGCGATCGCTGTTTAGCGGTTGGTATGGATGATTACCTCAGTAAACCCATCCGCCGTAAACAACTCCAAGAAATGCTCGAACATTGGATGCTCAAAATTAGGGCATAAAACCCAAAAGATGAGTTGCGGCGCTTCGCGCCGCAACTCATCTTTTGGGTTTTAGTTTATCCTAGCTATCTCTTTCGTTGCTATAAAAAACAGAGAATTACTGTTTGTTTTGCGAAAAGTCTCATGTAGTGAGACTTTTATGACAAAATTTATAAGCACAATGTCAAAAAAGTTTTCGTTTAGATAGCCATGCTCAAAGCTGGGATTGTCGGACTACCCAATGTGGGCAAGTCTACGTTATTTAATGCCCTAGTTGCCAACGCCAAAGCCGAAGCAGCCAACTTTCCCTTTTGCACGATCGAACCCAACGTTGGCTCGGTGTCCGTCCCTGATGATCGCCTCAAAACCCTCGCTGAAGTTGGTAAGTCCGCGCAAATCATCCCCACCAGAGTCGAATTTGTCGATATTGCAGGACTGGTCAGAGGTGCTAGTAAGGGTGAAGGTTTAGGAAATCAGTTTTTAGGAAATATTCGAGTTTGCGATGCGATCGTCCATGTGGTGCGATGTTTTGAAAACGATGACATCATCCATGTGGAAGCATCAATCGATCCTGCCCGTGATATTGAGATCATCACCCTTGAACTCGCTCTGTCTGATTTAGCCCAAGTTGAGCGCCGCATTGAGCGCACCCGTAAGGGAGTCCGCAGTAATGACTCTGAAGCAAAAGTCGAAATGGCAGCTTTAGAAAAAGTCCGCGAAGTCCTTGATGCTGGTAAACCTGCGCGTTTAGCTAATCTTACTGATGAAGAGAAAAATGCAATTTCAGTATTGCAGTTGTTAACGCTCAAGCCAACCATTTATGCTGCCAATGTTGCTGAAGATGATTTGGCAACAGGTAATGCTTTTGTCGATAAAGTGAGAGCGATCGCTGATGCGGAAAATGCAGAAGTAACCATTGTCTCCGCCCAAGTGGAGGCAGAGTTACTAGAGCTGCCCGAAGAAGAACGTCAAGATTTTCTAGAATCTCTTGGGGTTAAGGAAGGCGGATTAAAATCCCTAATTCGAGCTACTTATCATCTCTTAGGTTTACGCACCTATTTCACGGTTGGGCCCAAAGAAGCGCGGGCATGGACAATTCATGCAGGCATGAAAGCTCCTCAAGCCGCAGGTGTGATTCACTCTGACTTTGAGAAAGCATTCATTCGTGCCGAAACCGTTGCCTTTAAGGATCTTGTAGAATCAGGATCAATGAGTGCTGCGCGTGCCAAGGGACTACTACGCAGTGAAGGCAAGGAATATGTCGTTCAAGAAGGCGATGTAATTTTATTCCTTACTAGCGCTTAATGCCAATTCACGAAAGTGTGACAACACTTTTATGAATTAAAAAACAAACCAAGTAAGGGTTTTCAAAACTAAAAATGGCGTAGCCATTTTTAGTTTTGGTATAACTAGCTTTATCAAAGGAGTTGAAATCAATGACTCAAGCAATCACTCCGTCAATAACCCTATACGAGCGTGACCTTGACCTATGGTTAGAAACCGCGATCGCCCAGTTAAAAGCAGGTGATTTTCACAATCTTGATGTTGAAAATTTAATAGAGGAGTTAGAGGGCTTGTCGGGTAGTAACAAACGTGAGGTAGAGACTAGGCTAAAAAGGCTAATTGAACATATTCTTAAACGTTGCTATGTCAATATGCCTGAATGCTTTAGAGGATGGGAAGTCACGATCATTAATCAACGCGATGAACTCCAAAAACTTCTTAAGCAATCACCAAGCCTCAAACGTCACTTCTCAAAAATGTTTGATGACTCCTTTGCTACAGCCTTAAAAATAGTACGGACTGAATATCTTGAAACGGCTTTTCCTGAAACATGGCAATTTAACCGCGATATTGACACGATGTTAAATGTTGATTTTTGGGAATAGCGATCGCGCCAATAATAAAGGAGCTAAATCAAAATGACACAAGCAATCCTTAGTAAATCGCTATATGAGTCGGATTTTCTGCTCTGGACTCAAGACACAGTAGCCAAGCTAAAGGCTAAGGACTTTGACCATGTGGACTTGGAAAACTTGATAGAGGAAATCGAAAGTTTGGGTAAATCAGAAAAAAAGGAGATTAAAAGCCGACTAACAACCTTGCTAGAACATTTGATCAAGCGTATATATGTCGATATGCCCCAAGAGTTCAATGGCTGGGAGCGAACTATCAGAAATCAAAGAACTGAAATTGAGTTCTTACTTGATGACTCCCCTAGCTTACAAGCTTTGTGGAATGATACCTTCGATATTGCTTTTCGCGCTGCACTGAGAGATGTGAGAAAGGAATATTCCCAAAAAGGATATCAATTCCCTGATGTATGGCAGTTTGGGCGTGATATCAACACGATGTTAAATGTTGATTTCTGGGAGTAAAACTCTAATAGGTAAGATGCAGTGCTTCGCACTGCATCTTACCTATTAGAGTTCGGGTTAAGCAGAAGGAGGTAAAGCCCAATCCATATGGAGAGAAGGCTTTTTAGGTTGATGACAATAAGCAATCAGTCCACAAATGACATTGAGCATGGCATTGATGGGACTACGGTGTCGAGAGTGTTCAATCTGGGAAATATTTTTGAGTTGGTCGATGACGGTCTCAATAATTGAACGCTTGCGACTTAACAACTTGTCAGTTAAGCGCATCAAACGGTTTTTCATCTTGCGCTTGGGTTTTGCAAAAAACTCAATGCCAAAGTTGTCCAATAATTGTGTTGCCAAAGGTTGAGAAACATAACCTCGATCACCAAACACCTTGCCAAACAATGATTTGAATAATTCAGGAATAGGCTTACGGTCATCGACATTGCCTGGAGTAATCTGAATGTTTAGTAGCTCACCACAGTCATTAACCACCAGATGCAATTTAAAACCGAAGAACCAGTCCACGGAAGTTTTCCCTCTTTCTGCCATCTCTTTAAAGACACGGTGTTGTTTTATGCGTCGATTGTGGCAAACATGCAGGCAGGTAGAGTCAACAAAGCTGATACCTGTACATTTGCCAAAACATTGCTTGAGGTATATGCACAACGGCATCATTGCTGAACCCATAAACTCAACGAACCTGTTATAGCTTAGTAGTTTCGGGAATTCTTTGCGCCAATATTTACAAACATGGTCTTGATAAAAGTGTTTGAAATTGCGGTAGTGGTTTTGATGAAAGCTAATCAGAATCGTCATAATTTCACTCAGGCAAAGACATCGTGACCTTTGTCTTTGCTGTAACCCATTGCTTAACAGTAACTGCCGCCATTTTGGTTCAAATATTTGGCAAAAATCATCGACGTGGCAAAAAAGTTCTTCTAAACTATTAGTCATGGGAGTTACCTCGCTGAACTTGTTTTACTTATTTTCAGCTTATCGGTTTCTCCCTTTTTTGTCCTTATCCTTATCCCGAACTCACGTTAGGTAAGATGCAGTGCTTCGCACTGCATCTTACCTATTAAGCAAAAAGACCGAGCCAATGGCTCGATCTTTTTGTTTCGGAATACTTTAGGATCTTTAGGTCACAGTCAACTGCTGGAAGGATCTCAGGCTTACTAGTAAATCAAACTAGCGAACTAGAGATATTTAACTAGATACCTTACAGAACAGCCCCAGCGCACAGCTCGGAAACCTGAAGACCCATACGTTTACCGTTACTACTATCTGATTGCATGGGCATCACCTCCTGTTGTCTAAATGTTTATTATCAAACGGGGTTTCGATGTCTGACATCGAAAGGTTTATTCAACCTGATAGCTAATATAGCTGACAACTCTAGATTTGACAATATATTCAGCAAAAACAAGCAATGCTCGTTTTTATTCCACATAAAACAGGCGATCGCGTTGAGTATTAGCTAAAAATGCTTCGAGTTTGTCCCATTCTTTGGACTCGATCAAATTGATTACTTGCTGTAAAGATTGCTGATATGTATGGAGCGATCGCAATACTGCCGATTGATTGTACTCCGCCATGAGCCTCCCCAGTTCAGGATTGCCACCACCCACACGGCTAGTATCACGGAAACCCGAACTTGCCAGAGTCTGCGCTAGGTCTAAAACTTTGACATCATCTTCCTGTTGGCAAGCGGCAATTAAACTAGCACTAATCATCACAGGCGCATGGCTAATCATCGCTACCGCCCGATCATGCTCTTCTGGACTACATTCAAGGACTTTCATTCCCACTGCTTGCCAAAGCGATCGCACTTTCTCTAAGGCTTCAAGATCTTCGCTCGGTGTAATTACACAGGGACGATCTTGAAAAAGATTTCTCTCGGCGGCTAAGATGCCTTGAAAAGCTGTGCCTGCCATCGGATGACTACCGATAAACCTTTGCCCAAAATCTGCACAAATTTTAGAGGCAGGTTCAACGATCGCTGCCTTCACCGAACCAACATCCGTAAAAATCACATGGTTTGGTAGCTTGGGCGCGATCGCCGCAATCGTCGGTAATATCGAAGCGATCGGTGTACAGATAACGACTATCTCTGTTTCCGCCAAAACGCGATCGGGAATATTCTCAATATTTGGATTGGCAATATTTACCGCAGCGATCGCTTCTGCTTGTTTACAGGTTTCAGGATTACGACTGATGCCCCATACATAATTATCTTGTTTAGAGTCTTGATTTGCAGCGAGAAGATCTAAACCTAGAGATCCACCAATTAATCCCAGTCCGACTATACCAATTTTCATAGAGGCTCCAATGCGTAAAGGGGTGCTTTGCACCCCTTTACGCATATTAGAATTTACGGAGATCAAGTCCAGCTTCCTTAGCAAATGCAGCAAGCCCTTTCTTTTGCAAAGTCTTGATTGCTTTGGTAGAAATTTGTAATTTTACAAAACGCTTGCCTTCTTCCCACCAAATTCTCTTATCTTGTAAGTTTACGTGTTGTAAGTGCTTATGGCGTTTGTGTGAGAAGGAAATCGATACGGCATTATTGGCTTTTTTGCCTGTTAGTTGGCATACGCGACTCATAGTACTAGTCTCCTATTTTTTCAGTCCAGCTAACCATATTACAACCTCGAACTATTCTTAAGCAATTAATTTTTGAGATTTTCTGCAACGCGCATTAATCTCGCTGAAATTAAAATGATTTTTCAAGGAATGTAGTTAATTCCATGTATCCAATAAGCCAGCTTATCGATTTGGTTATAATGGTTCAACTTTCGCTTTATATTCTGGTTTAGATGGTTTTACTTCAACAATCGGTAGACAAATGGAATTTTCAAACTGAAGCAGAGTTAGAAGAATTTATTTGGACTAACTTAGAGGGGATATTTGATCTTTTACCGCTAAAAAGACAGCATCATATCAATGGTCAATACTGCGATATTGTTGCAGTCAGTAGAAACCGTCAATTAGTTGTCATTGAACTAAAAAATCAAGAAGATCGTTATGTTGTACAGCAACTAACTCGCTACTATCATGCGTTGATAGAAAGTAAGCCCCATGATGACAAAGTTGATTATTCAAAGCCAGTCCGTCTCATAGCTGTCTCTCCATCTTTTCATAGAGACAATCTAATTGATCGGCAATACAACACTCTTTCTATAGAATTTTTAACATTTAAAGTTGTTCATGAAGATCTTAAGTTCAATTTTATTTTGCAAAACTCAGAAAACGGTCAGTTTTCACATTTTGACATTGTTTATAAGCAAGAAGAAGTAAAGCGAATTTTGCCTTCAGTACCAAGAAAACTTTTAAATTGGGCTTTAAGCAATGATGAAAATATTCAAAAAAGGATCTTAGACATCAGAGAAAAGATTTTAAACTTTGATGAAAGATTAAAAGAGATAAATTCAACATCTTCTGTTCTGTATAGTAAAACTAAAAATAGCCCATGTGCTGAATTTCGCTTTGATAAAGCAAGCAATTCTTTCCGTCTTTTCCTATGGTTGCCACATCCTAGCCGCAGGCACATGGCTAGAATGCTTATTTCTACACAAGATTGGCTCTTAGTAAATAGACTAGATTATTGTCCTAAAGGTTTTAGAAAAGGTGACGCATGGGATTGGTCTTACTGGTCAGATCCTATTGACCTAGTTAAATGGTATCAAAAGGATAGAACTGGTTATGCAGCTAAAGGCTATAAAAAACTTCTTGACAACCCTAGTAAAGCAAATTCACTCGATCTAATTATTGAGGTTGCGCTTGACTTGTGGTTAACTAAGATCTCCTAACTAGAAGTTATTCAAAAATTACGTCTAATTAAAATCAAATAAAATATCGTTCTATTACTCATACACTATATTAAATGAAATTTTTTAATAAGCTTTCATAAGGTGATTAGTTTGACAGTTTTTATGTAGATTAATCAGGAAAATTAAGTTTGTAAAGCAAGCAAATTGCACGCACTGTAATACAAATGAGTAATAGCCGAATTTTTGATAGTGCTAAGTTTTTTCAATCAACAAAAGGAGATCCTATTCGCTCAGTCATTACCGAATCTCCAGATACCGTCGTTGTTGCTTGGTATATTAACCCCAATCAAGAAATTGCGCCCCATCTTCATCCTCATGGACAGGACACTTGGACTATTTTGCAGGGCAAAGGCAAATATTATTTAGATCAACAAGGTAGAACTGAAGCGATCGCCGCAGGCGATATCGTAATTGCACCTAAAGGCTTTGTGCATGGAGTATTGAACGATGGCGAAGAACCGTTAGTTTTTATCTCAACCGTTTCACCTGCTACCGCAGGGTATCAACCTGTATTGATAAGTACTTCGACTTCATAAAACCCAAAGAGGCTGTTTTGCTCGCGTAGCGAGCAAAACAGCCTCTTTGGGTTTTATTGTAATTTTTTTGGCATAGAAACTATGAAATGGTTGATGCAATATTTTCGAGAGATCAAACTCAATAAATTAATTTTATGGTGCTATTTAATTTGGTATTTAGTGATCATTACTTTTCATTTTGACCCTACGCCTAAAATATGGATCAATGCGATGGGAATAAGTGTTGTAATTGGTACTGCACTAATCTTAAGTGTTTCTAATAGCAATGACAAAGTGGATTATTGGCAAGTATTTCGACTGTACTTAATGCCCTTTTGTGTATCTAGTTTCTCTTCACTGATCAAAGATCAAGGTTTTATCGTAATTATTTCCCCTAAGCCACAGGAAACAATATTGGCAATCTTAAGCTGTGTGATTTTCCTGTTAATTATTGGCGCGATTAAATTCACGAATAGAGAGATTAAACAAGAAATTGGCTAATACAGAAACTAAAAATGGCATAGCCATTTTTAGCTTTGAAAAGCTTTACTGGGTTTGGTTTTAAATTCACAAAAATGCAGTCACACTTTCGTGAATTGGTATAACTTGTAAGCTAAGCTCGTAAATGCACTGCAACACTTGCTACACTTCCCTGCTTCATGAGGTAAAAATGCCTGCAAAAGATATGTTCCATGACAGCGCTAAAGCAGCATTGCTCAAGGATGGCTGGACAATTACCCATGATCCACTAAGTTTACGCATGGGGAAAAAGGATTTTTTCGTGGATTTAGGCGCAGAGAAACTTTTGGCAGCAGAAAAGGATAATCAGAAAATTGCAGTAGAAATTAAAAGCTTTGTTAGTCAATCTGAGATTCGAGATTTAGAAAACGCTTTAGGTCAGTATGTTTTGTATCACAATATTCTTAGCGTTCTTGAGCCCGATCGCGTTTTATATTTAGCTGTACGCGAGTCAGTTTTTGTTGATTTGTTTGAGGAGACGATTGGTAAGCTTTTGTTAGATAGACAAGTTTTGAAATTGTTAACGTTTGATCCAGAAATGGAGGTATTAAAACGATGGATAAATTAGAAAATTATCGACAAATTATCCGTAATGTCTTACTACCCTACACAAAAATCACCTATGCCAATGTACCTGTACGAAACATTGCAGTTTTTGATGATGAACATGGACAATATCTAATCATGTCTGATGGCTGGGATGGCGTAAGACATTTACATGGTTGCTTGATTCATATTGAAATTATTGGTAATCATCTCTGGGTACAACGTGACGGCACTGAAGACGGCATAACCGATGAACTAGTCGCGTCAGGTATTCCCAAGCAAGATATCGTATTAGGTTTCCAAGAGCCAGCAGTAAGAAAATATACGGGCTATGGTGTAGCTTAGGTAAAAGTAAATAGCGAAGTAGAGAGTTGTTTCTCCACCTTCTGTGGGGAAACAACTCTCTACTTCGCTTGCGGGAAAAGCGCTATATTTAGCCAAAGTGTAGACCTGCCAAATTACTTATTATTTATGACCAATAATGCACAAATTCCTGTTGTTGTCTCTGGGGCGACAGGCAAAATGGGGCGCGAAATTATCAAAGCGATCGCCCAAGCACCAGATATGTATCTTGTAGGGGCGATCGGGCGGAAGCACCTTGGCGAAGATATTGGCGAAGTTGTTGGTATTGGCGAATTAGAAATACCTGTGACCGATAATCTCGAAGTCGTTCTTGCTCAAGCTGCCCAAGAATCACAACTACCCGTCATGGTCGATGTCACCCACCCCAGCATCATCTATGACAATATTCGCTCGGCGATCGCCTATGGTGTGCGTCCCGTCGTCGGCACAACGGGCTTAAGCGAAAAACAAATTGATGATCTTGCCATTTTTGCAGACAAGGCAAGTACAGGCTGTATCATTGCCCCAAATTTCTCCGTTGGCGTAATCCTAATGCAACAAGCAGCGATCGCTGCCGCCAAATATTTCCAGCATGTCGAGATCATCGAACTGCACCACAATCAAAAAGCAGATGCTCCTAGCGGTACGGCAATTAAAACCGCCCAAATGCTCTCAGAACTAGGTCAATCTTTCAATCCTGCTCTTGTCGATGAAAAAGAACATCTCACAGGCGCAAGAGGTGCGACCTATGGCGAAAATATCCGCATTCACAGTGTCCGTGTGCCGGGACTAGTCGCCCGTCAGGAAGTGATTTTTGGCGCAATGGGGGAAACTTTAAAAATTGAGCATAATGCTAGCGATCGCACTTGCTACATGGCAGGAGTCTTGCTTTGTGTCCGCAAAGTGCTTGCTCTCAAGTCACTAATTTATGGACTAGAAAAACTTCTCTAAGCAAAGAAGCCTTCGCAATGCGAAGGCTTCTTTATTAATACCCCCAGGGGAATTCGAATCCCCGTCGCATCCGTGAAAGGGATGTGTCCTAGGCCTCTAGACGATGGGGGCGTATTGTTTGAGTTTATTTTTTAGCTGATTGAGCTAATTTTCTTTTCCGACAAAAAAGCCTTTGCAGTGCAAAGGCTTTTTTGCTTGTCAAGAATACCCCCAGGGGAATTCGAATCCCCGTCGCATCCGTGAAAGGGATGTGTCCTAGGCCTCTAGACGATGGGGGCGTGTTCTTGACCTTTATTAAGATACCTACCTAGTTGTTAGTTTGTCAACACCTGAAGAAAATTTTATTGATTTTTGTGGTGCGGCTTTGCCGCACCACAAAAATCAAATTGCAGGGCGAATGCCATAGGTGCGGTAACGCCAATAGTCTTGCAAAATTTGGGCATGATCAAAACATAACTGGCTTGGCATTTCCCATGCTGCAAAAATTCCCACAGACTTAGCATCATCATCCGCTTTAGGTTCACCGACTGCCTCAGCCATATACACAGTACTGATCGTATGTAATCGTTCATCGCGTCGGGGATCAGAATAAATTCCTAATAAATCGATTAACTCAACCTTTAAGCCAGTTTCTTCTTGAGCCTCTCGCCTCGCCGCATCCTCTAAACGCTCGCCATAGTCCACAAATCCCCCAACGATCGCCCAGCCATGCGGTGGATTAAGACGTTCTATTAACACAATCGGTTGATGGGGGCGATCGCGCAGAGCAATGATGATATCAACTGTAGGAACAGGGTTTCGATAAGTCACTTGATTAGTCATGAGGGTGAAATGAAGTCCCAGAACAAGCTCAACATTATTGTGAACTATAGGGTTTAAAGCAAAGTTTGCTGCACTCGAAGAGAGTAATTACAGCTACAAAATGCAGCTTGACACTAAGTTATCATGCAGATTCATAATCCGAGAGCTATAGGCATTACTCGGCAGGAGAGTATTTCTTTGATTCCGATCAGTATAGAA includes the following:
- the ychF gene encoding redox-regulated ATPase YchF is translated as MLKAGIVGLPNVGKSTLFNALVANAKAEAANFPFCTIEPNVGSVSVPDDRLKTLAEVGKSAQIIPTRVEFVDIAGLVRGASKGEGLGNQFLGNIRVCDAIVHVVRCFENDDIIHVEASIDPARDIEIITLELALSDLAQVERRIERTRKGVRSNDSEAKVEMAALEKVREVLDAGKPARLANLTDEEKNAISVLQLLTLKPTIYAANVAEDDLATGNAFVDKVRAIADAENAEVTIVSAQVEAELLELPEEERQDFLESLGVKEGGLKSLIRATYHLLGLRTYFTVGPKEARAWTIHAGMKAPQAAGVIHSDFEKAFIRAETVAFKDLVESGSMSAARAKGLLRSEGKEYVVQEGDVILFLTSA
- a CDS encoding DUF29 domain-containing protein yields the protein MTQAITPSITLYERDLDLWLETAIAQLKAGDFHNLDVENLIEELEGLSGSNKREVETRLKRLIEHILKRCYVNMPECFRGWEVTIINQRDELQKLLKQSPSLKRHFSKMFDDSFATALKIVRTEYLETAFPETWQFNRDIDTMLNVDFWE
- a CDS encoding DUF29 domain-containing protein, yielding MTQAILSKSLYESDFLLWTQDTVAKLKAKDFDHVDLENLIEEIESLGKSEKKEIKSRLTTLLEHLIKRIYVDMPQEFNGWERTIRNQRTEIEFLLDDSPSLQALWNDTFDIAFRAALRDVRKEYSQKGYQFPDVWQFGRDINTMLNVDFWE
- a CDS encoding IS982 family transposase, which translates into the protein MTNSLEELFCHVDDFCQIFEPKWRQLLLSNGLQQRQRSRCLCLSEIMTILISFHQNHYRNFKHFYQDHVCKYWRKEFPKLLSYNRFVEFMGSAMMPLCIYLKQCFGKCTGISFVDSTCLHVCHNRRIKQHRVFKEMAERGKTSVDWFFGFKLHLVVNDCGELLNIQITPGNVDDRKPIPELFKSLFGKVFGDRGYVSQPLATQLLDNFGIEFFAKPKRKMKNRLMRLTDKLLSRKRSIIETVIDQLKNISQIEHSRHRSPINAMLNVICGLIAYCHQPKKPSLHMDWALPPSA
- a CDS encoding prephenate/arogenate dehydrogenase — its product is MKIGIVGLGLIGGSLGLDLLAANQDSKQDNYVWGISRNPETCKQAEAIAAVNIANPNIENIPDRVLAETEIVVICTPIASILPTIAAIAPKLPNHVIFTDVGSVKAAIVEPASKICADFGQRFIGSHPMAGTAFQGILAAERNLFQDRPCVITPSEDLEALEKVRSLWQAVGMKVLECSPEEHDRAVAMISHAPVMISASLIAACQQEDDVKVLDLAQTLASSGFRDTSRVGGGNPELGRLMAEYNQSAVLRSLHTYQQSLQQVINLIESKEWDKLEAFLANTQRDRLFYVE
- the rpmB gene encoding 50S ribosomal protein L28 — its product is MSRVCQLTGKKANNAVSISFSHKRHKHLQHVNLQDKRIWWEEGKRFVKLQISTKAIKTLQKKGLAAFAKEAGLDLRKF
- a CDS encoding PDDEXK family nuclease; translated protein: MVLLQQSVDKWNFQTEAELEEFIWTNLEGIFDLLPLKRQHHINGQYCDIVAVSRNRQLVVIELKNQEDRYVVQQLTRYYHALIESKPHDDKVDYSKPVRLIAVSPSFHRDNLIDRQYNTLSIEFLTFKVVHEDLKFNFILQNSENGQFSHFDIVYKQEEVKRILPSVPRKLLNWALSNDENIQKRILDIREKILNFDERLKEINSTSSVLYSKTKNSPCAEFRFDKASNSFRLFLWLPHPSRRHMARMLISTQDWLLVNRLDYCPKGFRKGDAWDWSYWSDPIDLVKWYQKDRTGYAAKGYKKLLDNPSKANSLDLIIEVALDLWLTKIS
- a CDS encoding cupin domain-containing protein produces the protein MSNSRIFDSAKFFQSTKGDPIRSVITESPDTVVVAWYINPNQEIAPHLHPHGQDTWTILQGKGKYYLDQQGRTEAIAAGDIVIAPKGFVHGVLNDGEEPLVFISTVSPATAGYQPVLISTSTS
- a CDS encoding element excision factor XisH family protein, translating into MPAKDMFHDSAKAALLKDGWTITHDPLSLRMGKKDFFVDLGAEKLLAAEKDNQKIAVEIKSFVSQSEIRDLENALGQYVLYHNILSVLEPDRVLYLAVRESVFVDLFEETIGKLLLDRQVLKLLTFDPEMEVLKRWIN
- a CDS encoding XisI protein, whose product is MDKLENYRQIIRNVLLPYTKITYANVPVRNIAVFDDEHGQYLIMSDGWDGVRHLHGCLIHIEIIGNHLWVQRDGTEDGITDELVASGIPKQDIVLGFQEPAVRKYTGYGVA
- the dapB gene encoding 4-hydroxy-tetrahydrodipicolinate reductase encodes the protein MTNNAQIPVVVSGATGKMGREIIKAIAQAPDMYLVGAIGRKHLGEDIGEVVGIGELEIPVTDNLEVVLAQAAQESQLPVMVDVTHPSIIYDNIRSAIAYGVRPVVGTTGLSEKQIDDLAIFADKASTGCIIAPNFSVGVILMQQAAIAAAKYFQHVEIIELHHNQKADAPSGTAIKTAQMLSELGQSFNPALVDEKEHLTGARGATYGENIRIHSVRVPGLVARQEVIFGAMGETLKIEHNASDRTCYMAGVLLCVRKVLALKSLIYGLEKLL
- a CDS encoding NUDIX domain-containing protein, which produces MTYRNPVPTVDIIIALRDRPHQPIVLIERLNPPHGWAIVGGFVDYGERLEDAARREAQEETGLKVELIDLLGIYSDPRRDERLHTISTVYMAEAVGEPKADDDAKSVGIFAAWEMPSQLCFDHAQILQDYWRYRTYGIRPAI